Within the Streptomyces sp. NBC_00554 genome, the region CATGGCCGTCACCTGCTCCCTCGCTCCGGAGTACGCCGCTCCGCGTACTGCCCGTTCGGGCCGGGTGGGCCCTTGTAGGGAAGTTGTACAGCGGCTATCAGCCACTGACCAGGCCTGTTGCATGCCCGATGGTGCCCGGCTGTGCCCGTTTCGCGCCACGGGTGCCCGCGGCGGACCTGGGGCGGAGCGGACGGGGAGGTGGGATCGGGCAGGGTCGGTGCCCGAACACGGGGGCGGGCGGGCCCGTTCGGTGCCCGCCCGCCCCCGTGCGCAGTGGCCTGCCGCCGCCGCGGCCTCAGTACGGCCAGATCGGCGGGTGCGTGGTGAAGTGGCCGCCCAGGTGGGCGTGGTCCGGGTTGTCCGGGTCGAGCTCGCCCTGTTCGGCGACGATCTTCTCGGCGTACGGCTCGGAGTCGTCCCGCGGCTCGTAGCCCAGCGCGCGGGCGGTCGAGAGGTCCCACCACAGGCGGGTGTTGGCGGAGGAGCCGTAGACGACCGTGTGCTGTACGTCCTCGGCGGTGAGGGCGGCGTGGAAGAGGCGGGCGCCGTCCTCGGGGCTCATCCAGACGGAGAGCATGCGCACGCTCGTGGGTTCCGCGAAACAGGAGCCGATGCGGACCGAGACCGTCTCCTGGCCGTGCTTGTCCCAGTAGAACTGGGCCAGGTCCTCGCCGAAGGACTTCGACAGGCCGTAGAAGGTGTCCGGGCGGTGCGGTGTGTCGATAGGGATGAGCGGGTCGTCGCCTTGTGGACGCGGGGCGTAGCCCACCGCGTGGTTGGAGGAGGCGAAGACGATGCGAGGTACGCCCTCCTCGCGTGCCGCCTCGTACAGGTTGTACGTTCCCTCGATGTTCGCCTTGAGGATCTTGTCGAACGAGGCTTCCAGAGAGATGCCCGCGAGGTGGATGATCGCGTCGACGCCCCGGACCGCCTCGCGCAAGGCCGCTTTGTCGGAGAGGTCCGCGGTGATCGCGTCCGGCTCGCCCTCGATGGGGAGCAGGTCGAGGAGACGCAGTTCGTAGCCGTACTTCGGCAGCAGCCCCCGCATCAGGGTGCCGACGCCGCCGGCGGCGCCGGTGAGCAGAACGGTGCGGGGAGCGGGCATCCTCGGGTCTCCTTGAATCGGCAGCGTTGATCGTCGGCCTGGATCGACAGCCTCAGAACATGCGCATGTGTGTACTGAATTCACATCCATGGACACGCTAAGGATTGCCGACGGGCTGCGTCAAGTCTCGCGCGGAGGCGGGAAATCCGCCTCCGTGTTGCGAGTTCGTGCGCTTGACCGGCCCCAAGGTCGCGGCTTAGCGTGGTCGCGTTCAGAAATATGGACGTGGATCAGAAACATGCACCGAAAGAACATGCACCGAGAGACGTGCACCGCGAAGCGTGCACCGCTTAGGGAGAGTCCGTGACGTCAGCCCCCCTTGCCGCTCGGCTCAGCATCCCCAGTGGGCCGCTGTTCTTCCCTGTCACCGCGTACGGCTCCGACGGCGGCGTCGATCTCGACGTCTACCGGGAGCATGTGCGGCGCGGTGTCGAGGCCGGAGCCGCCGCCGTCTTCGCCTGCTGCGGCACCGGGGAGTTCCACGCGCTCGCGCCCGAGGAGTTCGAGGCGTGCGTACGGGCGGCCGTCGAGGCGGCGGACGGGCGCGTGCCGGTCGTCGCGGGCGCCGGGTACGGGCCCGCGCTCGCCGTGCGGTTCGCGCGGCTCGCGGAGGCGGCCGGGGCCGACGGGCTGCTCGCCATGCCGCCGTATCTCGTGGTGGCCTCGCAGGAGGGCCTGCTGCGGCACTATCGGGAGCTCGCGGCGGCGACCTCACTGCCGGTCGTCGTCTATCAGCGCGACAACGCCGTGTTCACGCCGGAGACCGTGGTCGAGCTGGCCCGTACCGAGGGGATCATCGGGTTCAAGGACGGGCTCGGGGACCTGGACCTGATGCAGCGGATCGTCAGCGCGGTGCGCAGCGAAGTCCCGGGGGAGTTCCTGTACTTCAACGGGCTGCCGACGGCTGAACTGACCGGGCTCGCCTATCGGGGGGTCGGCATCACGCTGTACTCGTCCGCCGTGTTCTGCTTCGCTCCCGAGATCGCTCTCGCCTTCCACCAGGCGCTCAACGCCGGGGACGACGAGGTCGTGAACCGGCTGCTCGACGGCTTCTACCGGCCGTTCGTCGATCTGCGCGCCCAGGGCCGCGGATACGCCGTCTCACTCGTCAAGGCCGGGGTGCGGCTTCGGGGGCTGGACGTGGGTGAGGTGCGGCCGCCGTTGCACGAGCCGACCGAGGACCATGTGAAGCAGCTCGCGCAGCTGATCGAGCGCGGGTACGGGCTGATCGAGGAGGGCGTGTGAAGGCGTCGGCGTTCGTCTACCCCTGGGACGTCAACGGAGACCCGGAGGCAGCCGGGCGGATCGCCGGGCTCGGCGTCCGGCAGGCGACGCTC harbors:
- a CDS encoding 5-dehydro-4-deoxyglucarate dehydratase; amino-acid sequence: MTSAPLAARLSIPSGPLFFPVTAYGSDGGVDLDVYREHVRRGVEAGAAAVFACCGTGEFHALAPEEFEACVRAAVEAADGRVPVVAGAGYGPALAVRFARLAEAAGADGLLAMPPYLVVASQEGLLRHYRELAAATSLPVVVYQRDNAVFTPETVVELARTEGIIGFKDGLGDLDLMQRIVSAVRSEVPGEFLYFNGLPTAELTGLAYRGVGITLYSSAVFCFAPEIALAFHQALNAGDDEVVNRLLDGFYRPFVDLRAQGRGYAVSLVKAGVRLRGLDVGEVRPPLHEPTEDHVKQLAQLIERGYGLIEEGV
- a CDS encoding NAD-dependent epimerase/dehydratase family protein, producing MPAPRTVLLTGAAGGVGTLMRGLLPKYGYELRLLDLLPIEGEPDAITADLSDKAALREAVRGVDAIIHLAGISLEASFDKILKANIEGTYNLYEAAREEGVPRIVFASSNHAVGYAPRPQGDDPLIPIDTPHRPDTFYGLSKSFGEDLAQFYWDKHGQETVSVRIGSCFAEPTSVRMLSVWMSPEDGARLFHAALTAEDVQHTVVYGSSANTRLWWDLSTARALGYEPRDDSEPYAEKIVAEQGELDPDNPDHAHLGGHFTTHPPIWPY